GCAGAGGGGAGCCGAATCCACGGGCTCGCTTGTGAAGATCGAGGGGAGGAAGACTTTCCCTAGTCGCCTTGCGAGAGGGAAAGAAAAGCAATCTGGGAGCTTAAAATATGTGTTTCTCATGAAAGAAGAAAACACacgtttctttttcatttttcgagAGGCATAATTGTGCCTTTTGCGGAAGCAAATCGGTGCCTCAACGAGAAGTAAATCTGCACCCCTCGcgaaaaaaattgaaaacatgtttttttttgtttttcgagAGGCACAACCTATACCCCTTaaggaagcaaatatgtgcctctacGTTAAGTAAAACTGTGCCTCTAGCAGAAGCAAAAAAacatgtttattttcctttttctgggAGGTGCCTCTCATGGGAGGAAAAAAACACGGGTTTTCTTTTTCTAAGAGGTGACTCTCGCGGGAGCAAATCTGCGTCTTCATGAGAAGTAAATTTGCGCtctcgcgaaagaaagaaaaacacGTATTTCGCGCATTTATTTTCTTACACGAAACATAGGGAAAACCGGGCAAAAACTGAAAAGCCAAAAAATCGAAAGAAATAATCTAAAACCCGAAAACgcgtaaagaaaaataaaaaagaaatcctAAGTGAGTGCCCAGCAAGCGACACATGACGGTGGCTGAAAACGTGTCAAGTGACGAGCTCTCAGTCCACCAAAAGTGACCTTTATAGGAGCCCCGCAACGAGTACTCATCAGCTAGTTGGTAGTTCTCGGCGAACCAACGTGTGGTTGGATGGGTAGGAGGACAGTGAtatcccagcccatcagggttcaaatcctggtggctggtgctcgcatttatcctgaatttatttcaaAATTTCTAGCAATGTgggttcagtgggaggagatgttcccgtcaaCTACGAGTcgcctacggtgactttgtaaaatctcaagatgatatacgGCTCAGTCTATTGTAAATACTCATAAGAGTTGGGTGTGTATGCGCATTCATAGGGATAaatgtatgcgcgtatatatgagtgtTTCATACTGTGTTGAGAAAAAAAAACTAATTGCTCTCGCATCTTAGGGTTGGGAGTTTTCTTGGAGAGCTTTCCGCAACGCAGGAGTCCTCGGCCACCACGAGACCAGGCGGTCCGTCCCGGGCGACACTACTATAAATAGGAAAAGCGGATTACTACTTGGGTACGGCGCCGTGTCAACTACGCGGACGACTCGGGATCTTGCCCTAACCGCCGCACGCCGTCGATCGGGAGGGGGTGGGCCTGCAGTCGGGCGGCCGTGCGTGCGTGGAAACCATGGAAGAAGGGAAGCAACGGCTGGTGCTGAGCCTGCCTCCCGGCTACCACTTCGCGCCGACGGACATGGAGCTCATCGTCCACTACCTCCGCCGGAAGATGGACGGCCACCCGCCGCACCTGCCCATCTTCAAGGACGTGCCCATCACCGACTACCGCCCGGAGCAGATCACAGGTACGAACACGACGACGAGTCCTTGTTCCTTGCGCTAGCTAGGTCGATATCGAATGCGCGCGAGTTGATCAAGACGGCGGAGAGATCGATCTGAtctgacttgattttgaattttgatggTGCTGCAGAGGTGTTCATGGGCTGCGGGGAGGAGCGGTGGTACTTCTTCACCAAGCGGACCCGCAAGTACGCAACGGGCAACCGGCCGGACCGGACGACGCCGGGCAGGGGGTACTGGAAGGCCACCGGCCCTCAGAGGCTGATCCGCACCGGGCCCTCGGAGGCTTATCCGCTGGTCGGGCGGAGGAGGACGCTCGTGTTCTACACCGGGCCCGACGAGGCGGCCATGACCGCCTGGACCATGTACGAGTACGAGAACCTCACGTCCGAGGAAGAGGCCAACGACAAGAACGCCGACAAGGTGATGATCATCTCGATTGCCCTTCGCCCTACGCCTTAATCTGTTTCCTTCTCGGCGATCTATTTATCGCAGACTGATGAAAATACTAATCTGTACTTGTACTATAATCTGTTATCGCATGCAGCTTGGCGAGTGGGTGCTGTGCACGATCCAGAGGCAGAAGAGCCAGCGCAGCGCCGACGACACGATCAAGGGCAAGGCGAAGGGGGAAAGCAAGGCGGGCGGCAGGAAGAGGAAGGGCAAGGCCCAGAAGGGAGCTGATGATCAAGTCCTCCAGGTTCAGGGAACCCAGGAGGTGGCAGAGAAAGTTGATGAGACGGACATGTTTGAGTTGGAGCAAGCCAGCCGCCCCAGCAAGAGACCACAAATGATGCAGCAGAAGCATGATGAACCGCCACCGCCATGCTCAGAGACATTGATGCCAGCACAAGATTGTGACTACGGTCCAGGCACCACGCCGCCGTTGCAGGAACCGCCGCCGCAGCTCTCAGATTCAGAGATGGTAGCATCTTGCCCTGGTGCTTCATGCTACGGCTTTGATGAGTCCATGCTGCTGTCGCTGCTGGAATATGAGACGATGGAGCCTCTACCTCTAGGACTAGGATACAACGACTACAGCACGACGCCGTATCAGCCGGCCACCAGCTACCTAGATGCTGCGGCGGCGCCTCTTGGAGCATTCAGTTACGGTTATGGCGGCGCTACACATCAACCGGCAGGTCAACTGAACAATGGTGGGTACGCCGGCGGTCATCCCGGTAGCCTTTTGGGCACCAGCAACAGCACATATACTTACCCGCAGCAGCACTCCTACGCCGCTGGCAGCAGTACATACACTTACCTGCAGCAGCATTCACACGCCGCCGGAACCAACAAGTTGGCCCCCAGCAGTAGTACATATACTTACCAGCAGCAGCATGCACACGCCGCTGGAACCAACAAGTTGGCCAGCAGCAACTGTACTTACCAGCAGCAGCATTCATACGCCGCCGGAACCAACAAGGCCCATGGAACTAGCAATTTGGCCGCCAGCAACAGTACATATACTTACCAGCTGCAGCAGTCATGCGCCGCGGGAGCCAACAAGTTGGCGTTGGTCAGGGGAGTGATGAGCAGCGGCATTGGTCAGGGGAGCGATGTGCAGCCAGAGGTATAGCTGTGAGACCCACGGCAGGAGCCTAGAGAATAGATTTGTCGGATGGTTTGCAGCAGAGAGCACCCACTAGTTGTCTTTAACTCGCCGTTAGGGCAAGTATTAGTAGTTTAGTATGCTTTACGATTGTTCGGAGAAATAGTTGGTCAAAACATATTCATATGGGAGCAGTTTGAAAGT
The sequence above is drawn from the Triticum aestivum cultivar Chinese Spring chromosome 7A, IWGSC CS RefSeq v2.1, whole genome shotgun sequence genome and encodes:
- the LOC123151095 gene encoding NAC domain-containing protein 68 — its product is MEEGKQRLVLSLPPGYHFAPTDMELIVHYLRRKMDGHPPHLPIFKDVPITDYRPEQITEVFMGCGEERWYFFTKRTRKYATGNRPDRTTPGRGYWKATGPQRLIRTGPSEAYPLVGRRRTLVFYTGPDEAAMTAWTMYEYENLTSEEEANDKNADKLGEWVLCTIQRQKSQRSADDTIKGKAKGESKAGGRKRKGKAQKGADDQVLQVQGTQEVAEKVDETDMFELEQASRPSKRPQMMQQKHDEPPPPCSETLMPAQDCDYGPGTTPPLQEPPPQLSDSEMVASCPGASCYGFDESMLLSLLEYETMEPLPLGLGYNDYSTTPYQPATSYLDAAAAPLGAFSYGYGGATHQPAGQLNNGGYAGGHPGSLLGTSNSTYTYPQQHSYAAGSSTYTYLQQHSHAAGTNKLAPSSSTYTYQQQHAHAAGTNKLASSNCTYQQQHSYAAGTNKAHGTSNLAASNSTYTYQLQQSCAAGANKLALVRGVMSSGIGQGSDVQPEV